The following proteins are co-located in the Nomia melanderi isolate GNS246 chromosome 1, iyNomMela1, whole genome shotgun sequence genome:
- the LOC116426793 gene encoding carbonic anhydrase: protein MNIIKLINLLTTISLVRGHFGYSRKDQYMWIQKFKMCSGKLQSPVSISSSKSIAVPLPALEVIGYHDYLPGTLRLKNNGHSVTMSTNNNVKDERLPYIFGAALPINEEYEIDHLHFHWGAKNNRGSEHVLNDVRYPMEMHMVHRNKAYSNLSDALNYEDGLVVLGIFFQLQEKDNRLLYPILNGLAGVQWLNTETKLNTSITLASLLPHNTDVFYVYKGSLTTPPCNEVVTWIIFSTPVPISFTQLNKFRLLFNKEGSLTDNYRRLQDIGLRKVYVRRLNSYLIAKYNGTMFNVTNLDWFWR, encoded by the exons ATGAACATCATCAAACTTATCAATTTATTGACAACCA TATCACTTGTTAGAGGGCATTTTGGGTACAGTAGAAAGG ATCAATATATGTGGATTCAAAAATTCAAGATGTGCAGTGGAAAGTTACAGTCTCCTGTATCAATATCATCATCTAAATCAATCGCTGTTCCTTTACCAGCCCTGGAGGTGATCGGTTATCATGATTATCTTCCAGGTACATTGCGGCTAAAGAACAATGGTCATTCAG TTACAATGAGTACAAATAACAATGTAAAAGATGAACGTTTACCCTACATATTCGGCGCTGCGCTCCCTATAAATGAAGAGTATGAGATAGATCATTTACATTTCCATTGGGGTGCAAAAAATAACAGGGGATCTGAACATGTGTTGAACGACGTTAG ATATCCAATGGAGATGCATATGGTTCATAGAAATAAAGCATATTCGAATCTATCTGATGCGCTAAATTATGAAGATGGTCTTGTAGTTTTGGGTATCTTTTTCCAA TTGCAGGAGAAAGACAACAGATTATTGTATCCCATATTGAATGGATTGGCAGGAGTACAATGGTTGAATACGGAAACAAAGTTAAATACCTCGATAACATTAGCTTCTTTATTACCCCACAATACAGatgtattttatgtttacaaAGGTTCGTTAACTACACCTCCGTGCAACGAGGTAGTAACATGGATAATATTTTCAACTCCAGTCCCAATATCTTTTACTCAG ttaaataaatttagattACTTTTCAACAAAGAAGGTTCATTAACAGATAATTATAGAAGATTACAAGATATAGGACTTAGAAAAGTATATGTTAGAAGactaaattcatatttaattgcaaAATACAATGGAACAATGTTTAATGTTACAAATTTAGATTGGTTTTGGCGTTAA